The DNA region GAAAAGAATCTAGTCCCCCGTGAATAAAAAGAGGTTCTATGGAATCAAACAAAACAAAAGGCCTAGGTGATGTAATTATCCCCTTAAAAATCGTAGCAAAAATCCAAGAAAAGGTAGCTGGAAAAAAGATAATAAATAACTCTTTGAACTTAGACTTAAAATATTTGAAAGGTGTTTTTATGCTAAAAGTTCCATCTTTATACAAAGCAAGTAAAATAAAAGCTAAAAATAAAAAGATGAAGCCGAAAACCTCGGACAAAAAAATAAGCAACCAATCGCCGGCATCAGATCTGTGAGCTAAACTATAAAGATTAAAAAATATTGAGTGATTCATTGAATAAAAAAATATTTTATAAAAAACAATATTAGTATAACATAATTTATCTTAATATTTGTAAAAAATAAATTAGTCGGTAGCCTTCTTCCTTTTAGCCACTTGTAAGACATTGGTCAAAAGCATAGCTAAAGTTACTGGACCAACACCACCAGGGCTTCGGGTAATGAAAGAAGATTTGGGAGCAACTTTTTCAAAATCAACATCTCCCTTGATGCTACCATTTTCTTCTGAAGTTCCCGCGTCTATAATCACCACTCCATCTTT from Parcubacteria group bacterium ADurb.Bin159 includes:
- the folD gene encoding Bifunctional protein FolD protein; translation: MGNGKLVGRPVSYLLEKRGYSVKNITKQSNNPKDDIKKADVIISAAGQANFIKEDMVKDGVVIIDAGTSEENGSIKGDVDFEKVAPKSSFITRSPGGVGPVTLAMLLTNVLQVAKRKKATD